The following proteins are co-located in the Argopecten irradians isolate NY chromosome 9, Ai_NY, whole genome shotgun sequence genome:
- the LOC138330963 gene encoding papilin-like, with product MMTGMRNSILLLTIATLTLTVVSGQIVKGHGNNDNQPGQSRHDGKRAMDSMYKGMMESFKTSFVPGSKKDDGGNSDASPSDWKNMIPGFAKGFIPDSAEGDTDNSTISEDTTADTSATNSTSVGIEGSFKVNAGIKDDESNMDDKMTSQDGGSPDSTALPDALPTDDNVPSEYGLLMGDTNGAGDDGETSETTAEVAAKPKNDETDMMQPEREAAEAQNDKASLTNDMGENDESVDTMKTKQDPDAEAKKSMFLKVAMSGKAALKQDKKTLAQADTETSKETTI from the exons ATGATGACGGGAATGAGAAATTCTATCCTTCTCTTGACCATCGCAACATTGACCCTCACTGTGGTGTCTGGTCAAATTGTGAAAGGTCACGGTAACAATGACAACCAGCCTGGACAATCACGGCATGACGGGAAACGGGCCATGGACAGTATGTATAAAG GTATGATGGAGTCCTTTAAGACAAGTTTTGTTCCTGGCTCAAAGAAGGATGACGGAGGAAATAGCGACGCATCTCCGAGTGATTGGAAGAACATGATTCCAGGTTTTGCGAAAGGGTTTATTCCTGATAGTGCAGAG GGTGATACAGATAACAGCACTATCAGTGAAGATACTACTGCAGATACTTCTGCCACAAACTCAACCTCCGTGGGAATCGAGGGGTCATTCAAGGTCAATGCTGGTATCAAAGATGACGAATCAAACATGGACgacaaaatgacgtcacaagatGGCGGATCCCCTGATAGTACTGCGTTACCAGACGCCCTACCCACAGATGACAACGTTCCCTCAGAATATGGACTTCTAATGGGGGACACTAACGGAGCAGGCGATGATGGTGAGACTAGTGAAACTACAGCGGAGGTGGCAGCAAAACCTAAAAATGACGAAACTGATATGATGCAACCGGAACGGGAAGCAGCAGAAGCACAGAATGATAAGGCAAGTTTGACTAATGACATGGGAGAAAACGATGAAAGTGTCgatacaatgaaaacaaaacaggaCCCGGACGCTGAAGCCAAAAAG TCTATGTTTCTCAAGGTGGCCATGAGTGGGAAGGCAGCCCTTAAACAGGACAAGAAGACGTTAGCACAGGCTGATACTGAAACAAGCAAAGAAACCACCATCTAG
- the LOC138330964 gene encoding uncharacterized protein — MLRHTLLLMILYLSILEITCKSATKHRRSETSGGSTATQDVLAGDGSSSGSNGGKGDPSKSAGGDYSKFYKDIMENLKGFLPKPDNNDDDESEEEYSDEDDDDSSDNDQMDWASLFAGFSDKYMNGTNSQGFNEKDSNNQTQQAQQNDTISQAFAKFFKG; from the exons ATGCTGCGCCATACTCTACTGTTGATGATACTATACCTGTCGATTTTAGAGATTACCTGTAAGAGTGCCACCAAACATCGCCGGTCTGAGACCAGTGGGGGCTCGACAGCCACACAGGACGTGCTGGCGGGGGATGGTAGTAGTAGTGGCAGTAACGGGGGTAAGGGAGACCCCAGTAAATCAGCAGGAGGGGACTACTCTAAGTTCtataaag ACATCATGGAAAACTTGAAAGGATTTCTCCCTAAACCCGACAACAACGACGACGACGAAAGCGAGGAGGAGTATAGCGATGAAGATGACGATGATAGTAGCGATAACGACCAGATGGATTGGGCGTCTCTCTTTGCTGGGTTTTCTGACAAGTATATGAACGGCACTAACAGTCAG GGTTTTAACGAAAAAGATAGCAACAACCAGACCCAGCAAGCCCAACAGAACGACACTATATCTCAGGCATTTGCCAAGTTCTTCAAGGGATAG
- the LOC138332167 gene encoding uncharacterized protein, producing MSNISSITSNTAGVASNDVTTAAGRVQNEDGSGTTASGLAVGLAVGGVILAAVLVFIVAYCFFRRRKDNETDSENNNVQRISMNNENFSHVTNLKKLEPLEVKNGKAIPKRTKPTLDEKREVGKADDLSDVDLSLFSGEGQLNPAFIDDDELETATRKTSSNGKDNNMVVFKLEGVVKFDVSQITGVDRNLKLSPDNQTGSAASNTVTSNGDISGKPERNSNATKQHHKVPDKQDMQNVQLRTVILDNKATVSNDSQSKRTTKVNDYKTAVYNADNRQLLDQSRSDMADDIRPGTSSSTFPTAVTARVDGEEVIEVISEGPSTSKGMDTQTVVTGVRTDQLTLNSNQMQQDKPESVAVVIEDRYVPDSDKTKDEKSGTVPDRGFSVIEKTIELDEEYKRKHSVRGREITTIYIGEENTHVGKDKRGRHDRIAFKTDSKSERSGKSEHRKRHLENDPPLKGKDMNVPVKLESIETGKVKKYRHSSDKLERQDSKSLVKSNKKKGKIVPVKPALKREASTYEIPWDMTDVGALLMQVNNIAESD from the exons ATGAGTAATATCAGCTCAATTACGTCTAACACTGCAGGAGTAGCGTCCAATGACGTCACGACAGCGGCGGGACGGGTACAAAACGAAGACGGCAGTG GTACCACTGCTAGTGGGTTGGCTGTGGGTCTAGCTGTAGGAGGGGTGATACTAGCAGCTGTGCTGGTATTCATTGTGGCCTACTGCTTCTTCAG GCGCCGCAAAGACAATGAAACAGACAGCGAAAACAACAATGTGCAACGCATTTCCATGAATAACGAAAATTTTTCTCATGTAACCAATTTGAAGAAACTTGAGCCATTAGAAGTTAAAAACGGAAAAGCGATTCCGAAACGTACAAAGCCAACACTAGATGAAAAACGAGAGGTGGGAAAGGCCGATGACCTATCTGATGTTGACCTTTCATTGTTTTCTGGTGAAGGTCAACTTAACCCTGCCTTTATTGACGACGATGAATTAGAGACTGCTACTCGTAAGACATCTAGCAATGGAAAGGACAATAACATGGTAGTGTTTAAGCTCGAAGGAGTGGTCAAATTCGATGTATCACAAATTACCGGGGTAGATAGGAATCTAAAATTATCACCGGACAATCAAACCGGAAGTGCGGCGTCTAATACTGTGACCAGTAATGGTGATATCTCAGGAAAACCAGAGCGGAATTCTAACGCCACGAAACAACATCACAAAGTACCCGATAAACAGGATATGCAAAATGTACAACTGAGAACAGTGATATTGGATAACAAAGCTACAGTCTCTAACGATTCACAAAGTAAACGAACCACAAAGGTTAACGATTATAAAACGGCTGTGTATAATGCAGATAATCGACAATTGTTGGACCAGTCTCGTAGTGATATGGCTGATGATATACGTCCGGGAACGAGTAGTTCCACGTTTCCAACAGCAGTAACAGCTCGTGTAGACGGTGAGGAAGTTATTGAGGTGATCTCTGAGGGACCATCAACCTCAAAGGGAATGGATACACAAACTGTGGTTACTGGGGTTAGAACAGATCAATTAACCTTAAACTCAAATCAAATGCAACAAGACAAACCGGAGTCAGTAGCGGTTGTTATAGAAGACAGATATGTGCCTGATAGTGATAAAACAAAAGATGAGAAGTCTGGTACTGTCCCAGACAGAGGTTTCTCTGTGATAGAGAAGACGATAGAACTAGATGAGGAGTATAAGAGGAAGCACAGTGTTCGTGGCAGAGAAATTACGACGATATATATCGGCGAGGAAAATACACATGTAGGAAAAGATAAACGGGGACGCCATGACAGAATTGCATTCAAAACGGATTCAAAATCAGAACGTTCTGGTAAATCTGAACATAGGAAACGTCATTTAGAAAATGACCCTCCTTTAAAGGGAAAGGATATGAACGTACCTGTAAAACTAGAGTCTATAGAAACTGGAAAGGTGAAAAAATATAGACATTCATCAGATAAATTAGAAAGACAAGACAGTAAATCACTAGTAAAAAGTAacaaaaagaaaggaaaaataGTGCCCGTCAAACCCGCTCTTAAGCGAGAGGCGAGCACTTACGAGATCCCGTGGGACATGACCGACGTAGGGGCTCTCCTAATGCAAGTCAATAATATCGCAGAATCAGATTAA